The proteins below come from a single Arthrobacter crystallopoietes genomic window:
- a CDS encoding sugar ABC transporter permease, with amino-acid sequence MTTNPTSPVVPVATDLQDERLIRTEGFKGAVKVGINRVRGGDLGVLPIVVGLLVIWSIFQMLNPFFLSSANLVNLLLESAAVGVIALGIVCVLLVGEIDLSVGSVSGLSAAIVGVTFIKQDWPIGLAILTAMAAGAAIGLVYSLVYTRFGVPSFVITLAGLLGFLGLQLFVLGVEGTINLPFDSFLVWFGQQAFVPGWLSYVLAVLGVAGFFLSQLTLSRQRVKAGLSGRPMRLVVIQTVLLAVILLFAVWYLNQARGVGWMFVFFAALVLVMHYAFTRTRWGRSVYAVGGNREAARRAGISVNRIYVSIFVLCSTFAAVGGMLAAGRLAASAQSSGTGDVNLNAIAAAVIGGTSLFGGRGSAFSALLGILVIQSISSGLTLLNLESSFRYMITGLVLLLAVILDAVSRKSRTSHGRA; translated from the coding sequence ATGACAACGAATCCAACCAGCCCGGTCGTCCCGGTAGCCACCGACCTGCAGGATGAACGGCTGATCCGGACGGAGGGCTTCAAGGGCGCCGTCAAGGTCGGGATCAACCGGGTCCGGGGCGGCGACTTGGGCGTGCTGCCCATTGTCGTCGGACTGCTGGTTATCTGGAGCATTTTTCAGATGCTCAACCCCTTCTTCCTCTCCAGTGCCAACCTGGTCAACCTGCTGCTGGAAAGCGCCGCCGTCGGAGTCATCGCACTGGGCATCGTCTGCGTCCTGCTGGTCGGCGAGATCGACCTGTCCGTCGGCTCCGTCAGCGGCCTCTCGGCGGCGATCGTCGGCGTCACCTTCATCAAGCAGGACTGGCCGATAGGGCTGGCGATCCTCACGGCGATGGCCGCCGGCGCTGCCATCGGCCTGGTCTATTCGCTGGTGTACACCAGGTTCGGGGTGCCGTCCTTCGTGATCACGCTGGCTGGCCTCCTCGGTTTCCTCGGCCTGCAGCTGTTTGTGCTCGGCGTCGAGGGCACCATCAACCTGCCGTTCGATTCCTTCCTGGTCTGGTTCGGCCAGCAGGCGTTTGTGCCGGGATGGCTGTCGTACGTGCTGGCGGTGCTCGGCGTGGCAGGCTTCTTCCTCAGCCAGCTCACGCTTTCCCGCCAGCGGGTCAAGGCAGGCTTGTCCGGGCGGCCGATGCGGCTGGTGGTGATTCAGACGGTCCTGCTGGCCGTGATCCTGCTTTTCGCGGTGTGGTATCTGAACCAGGCCCGCGGTGTCGGCTGGATGTTCGTCTTCTTCGCCGCCCTGGTGCTGGTGATGCACTACGCCTTCACCCGGACCCGGTGGGGCCGCTCCGTGTACGCCGTCGGCGGGAACCGGGAAGCGGCGCGGCGGGCCGGCATCAGCGTCAACCGCATCTACGTGTCCATCTTCGTCCTGTGTTCGACGTTCGCGGCCGTCGGCGGCATGCTGGCTGCCGGCCGGCTGGCGGCTTCGGCGCAGAGCAGCGGCACCGGCGACGTGAACCTGAACGCCATCGCCGCCGCGGTGATCGGCGGAACCAGCCTGTTCGGCGGCCGCGGCTCCGCGTTCTCCGCCCTCCTGGGCATCCTGGTGATCCAGTCCATCTCCAGCGGCCTCACGCTGCTCAACCTTGAATCCTCGTTCCGTTACATGATCACCGGGCTGGTGCTGCTCCTTGCCGTGATCCTCGACGCCGTGTCACGTAAGTCCCGCACCTCGCACGGCCGCGCCTAG
- a CDS encoding ATP-binding cassette domain-containing protein: protein MSTVSAERPEATAPVLSMRGVSKHFGAVAALTDIDLDVHAGEVVALVGDNGAGKSTLVKILAGVHPQDTGTVNFDGKDVTIHTPVDSIQLGIATVFQDLALCDNLTVVDNLFLGRELGPWRLNEVEMEVQSWKLLRQLSAKIPSVRIAVASLSGGQRQTVAIARSLLGSPKLIILDEPTAALGVAQTAEVLNLVERLRENGLAVIMISHNMQDVKAVSDRVAVLRLGKNNGTFRMKDVSTDELIAAITGATDNVVTQRAAQTGAAAAASAEGTAGTEGTVGGADRLDGPGGGSLPPGQAPGSAGQQGSRSAPEEGAAP, encoded by the coding sequence GTGTCCACTGTGTCAGCGGAACGGCCGGAGGCAACCGCTCCGGTGCTGTCCATGCGGGGCGTCAGCAAGCACTTCGGTGCTGTCGCAGCCTTGACCGACATCGATCTGGACGTCCATGCCGGCGAAGTCGTCGCCCTGGTCGGTGACAACGGCGCCGGGAAGTCGACTCTGGTCAAGATTCTCGCGGGCGTGCATCCGCAGGACACCGGAACCGTGAACTTTGACGGCAAGGACGTCACCATCCACACGCCGGTGGATTCCATTCAGCTGGGCATTGCCACCGTGTTCCAGGACCTCGCCCTCTGCGACAACCTCACCGTTGTCGACAACCTCTTCCTTGGCCGGGAGCTGGGACCGTGGCGGCTGAACGAAGTGGAGATGGAAGTCCAGTCCTGGAAGCTGCTGCGCCAGCTGTCGGCCAAGATCCCTTCGGTCCGTATCGCCGTCGCTTCGCTGTCCGGCGGCCAGCGGCAGACCGTCGCCATCGCCCGGTCACTGCTCGGCAGCCCCAAGCTCATCATCCTCGACGAGCCCACGGCTGCCCTCGGCGTTGCGCAGACAGCCGAGGTCCTGAATCTGGTGGAGCGGCTGCGCGAAAACGGCCTCGCGGTAATCATGATCAGCCACAACATGCAGGACGTTAAAGCGGTCTCCGACCGTGTTGCGGTGCTGCGGCTGGGGAAGAACAACGGCACGTTCCGGATGAAGGACGTGTCCACCGACGAACTGATCGCTGCCATCACCGGCGCCACCGACAACGTCGTGACCCAGCGCGCCGCTCAAACCGGCGCCGCAGCCGCCGCAAGCGCGGAAGGGACGGCAGGAACGGAAGGAACGGTGGGCGGGGCTGACCGGCTGGACGGACCAGGCGGAGGTTCGCTGCCGCCCGGCCAAGCCCCCGGCAGCGCCGGGCAACAGGGGTCCAGGTCAGCACCGGAAGAAGGAGCCGCACCATGA
- a CDS encoding ABC transporter substrate-binding protein: MKKHTRGILGVTTALFLAAGMTACGGGGGGEGGGGGNGGEAGGKIAFLMPDRASTRYEQQDSPLFKAKVEELCGGCEVLYQNADGDANKQQQQANAMITQGVKVLVLDPVDSTAAASLVNTAKGQGIKVITYDRPVPDTPADFYVSFDNKKIGSLIAEDLVKKLDADGKETGGVLMVNGSPTDRAAQLIKEGAKEAIDASEHPVLASYDTPEWQPSKAQDWVAGQITQFGEEITGVVAANDGTAGGAIAALKAAGVSPFPPVTGNDAEVAAIQRIISGDQYNTISKPIKIVAEKSAEVAVQLLNGETPEPDATLFDTPSALFVPTVVTKENVKEVIFDGGIYEASEVCTGEYKKGCDELGIE, from the coding sequence ATGAAGAAGCACACACGGGGAATCCTGGGCGTCACCACTGCCCTGTTTCTGGCAGCCGGCATGACTGCCTGCGGTGGCGGTGGCGGCGGCGAAGGCGGCGGAGGGGGGAATGGCGGCGAGGCCGGGGGCAAAATCGCCTTCCTGATGCCGGACCGGGCCTCCACACGCTATGAGCAGCAGGACAGCCCGCTGTTCAAGGCGAAGGTAGAAGAACTCTGCGGCGGTTGCGAGGTGCTCTACCAAAACGCGGACGGAGACGCGAACAAGCAACAGCAGCAGGCCAACGCCATGATCACCCAGGGCGTCAAGGTCCTGGTCCTCGACCCGGTTGACAGCACCGCTGCCGCCTCGCTGGTCAACACCGCGAAGGGCCAGGGCATCAAAGTCATCACGTACGACCGGCCTGTCCCGGATACGCCCGCCGACTTCTACGTTTCGTTCGACAATAAGAAGATCGGTTCCCTCATCGCCGAGGACCTGGTCAAGAAGCTGGACGCCGATGGCAAGGAGACCGGCGGGGTACTGATGGTTAACGGCTCGCCGACAGACCGGGCCGCACAGCTGATCAAGGAAGGCGCGAAGGAAGCCATCGATGCCAGTGAGCATCCGGTGCTGGCCTCTTATGACACACCCGAGTGGCAGCCGTCCAAGGCCCAGGACTGGGTGGCCGGCCAGATCACCCAGTTCGGCGAGGAGATCACCGGCGTCGTGGCCGCCAATGATGGCACCGCCGGTGGCGCCATCGCGGCGCTCAAGGCCGCGGGCGTCTCGCCGTTCCCGCCGGTCACCGGCAACGACGCGGAGGTAGCGGCGATCCAGCGGATCATTAGCGGCGACCAGTACAACACCATCTCCAAGCCGATCAAGATCGTCGCGGAGAAGTCGGCCGAGGTCGCGGTCCAGTTGCTGAACGGCGAAACGCCTGAACCTGACGCCACACTCTTCGACACCCCGTCGGCGTTGTTCGTGCCAACGGTGGTCACCAAGGAGAACGTCAAGGAAGTGATTTTCGACGGCGGCATCTACGAGGCGTCGGAAGTCTGCACTGGCGAATATAAGAAGGGCTGCGACGAGCTCGGCATTGAGTAG